In one window of Limnohabitans sp. MORI2 DNA:
- a CDS encoding IscS subfamily cysteine desulfurase yields the protein MDMTPHFPIYLDYGATTPCDPRVVDAMIPWLREHFGNPASRSHAWGWEAEAAVEKARGDVADLIGADPREIVWTSGATESNNLAIKGAAQFYKSKGKHLITVKTEHKAVLDTMRELERQGFEVTYLDVQEDGMLSMDALKAAIRPDTILISVMFVNNEIGVVQDIAGIGVMCREKGIIFHVDAAQATGKVAIDLKTLPVDLMSLASHKTYGPKGIGALYVRRKPRVRLEAQMHGGGHERGMRSGTLPTHQCVGMGEAFRLAKEEMAQDLAKAQKLQQRLLDGLKDIEQVFVNGSLEHRVPHNLNISFNYVEGESLIMGIKGLAVSSGSACTSASLEPSYVLRALGRSDELAHSSLRMTIGRFTTEEEIDYAIETIRHNVAKLRDLSPLWDMYKEGIDLSTIQWAAH from the coding sequence ATGGATATGACACCTCATTTCCCTATTTATCTCGACTACGGTGCCACCACACCCTGTGATCCTCGTGTGGTTGACGCCATGATTCCTTGGTTGCGCGAGCACTTTGGCAACCCCGCTTCACGCAGCCATGCGTGGGGTTGGGAAGCTGAAGCCGCTGTTGAAAAAGCGCGTGGCGATGTGGCCGATCTCATTGGGGCCGATCCCCGCGAAATCGTCTGGACTTCAGGCGCGACCGAGTCGAATAATCTCGCCATCAAAGGCGCGGCGCAGTTTTACAAGTCCAAGGGCAAACACCTCATCACGGTGAAAACCGAGCATAAAGCCGTGCTCGACACCATGCGCGAGTTGGAGCGTCAAGGCTTTGAGGTGACTTACCTCGACGTGCAAGAAGATGGCATGCTCAGCATGGATGCGCTCAAAGCGGCCATTCGCCCTGACACCATCCTCATCAGCGTCATGTTCGTGAACAACGAAATCGGCGTGGTGCAAGACATTGCAGGCATCGGCGTGATGTGCCGCGAAAAAGGCATCATCTTCCACGTGGACGCGGCGCAAGCTACGGGCAAAGTAGCGATTGATCTCAAGACCTTGCCCGTCGATTTGATGAGCTTGGCGTCCCACAAAACCTACGGCCCCAAAGGCATTGGTGCCTTGTATGTGCGCCGTAAACCCCGTGTGCGCTTGGAAGCGCAAATGCACGGTGGTGGCCACGAGCGCGGCATGCGCAGTGGCACGTTGCCCACGCACCAATGCGTGGGCATGGGTGAAGCTTTCCGTTTGGCCAAAGAAGAAATGGCGCAAGACTTGGCCAAAGCCCAAAAGCTGCAACAGCGCTTGCTCGATGGCTTGAAAGACATTGAGCAAGTGTTTGTCAACGGTAGCTTGGAGCACCGCGTGCCGCACAACCTCAACATCAGCTTCAACTATGTCGAGGGCGAGTCCCTCATCATGGGCATCAAGGGCTTGGCGGTGTCGTCGGGCTCTGCATGTACCTCGGCCAGCTTGGAGCCCAGCTATGTGTTGCGTGCGTTGGGTCGCAGCGACGAATTGGCGCACAGCAGCTTGCGCATGACGATTGGCCGCTTCACCACCGAAGAAGAAATTGACTACGCGATTGAAACCATTCGCCACAACGTGGCGAAGTTGCGCGACTTGAGCCCCCTGTGGGACATGTACAAAGAAGGCATCGACCTCTCGACCATTCAGTGGGCTGCCCACTAA
- the dnaQ gene encoding DNA polymerase III subunit epsilon — protein MRQIFLDTETTGLSPDNGDRIIEIGCVELLHRKLTGNNLHLYINPERDSHEDALRVHGITTEFLKDKPKFAEIVDQFLEYIEGAEVIIHNAPFDIGFLNKELELQGRKPLANYIEGVTDTLVMAKEMFPGKRNSLDSLCDRLEVDNSGRTLHGALLDAELLADVYINMTRGQDALLMEVDSGDDQVHRSESVDLSSYQLPVIAASEQELTQHDDLLAQLDKSSGGKTVWRNLQNSVA, from the coding sequence ATGCGCCAGATTTTTCTAGACACGGAAACCACAGGTCTGTCGCCCGACAACGGCGACCGCATCATTGAAATTGGTTGCGTCGAGTTGCTGCACCGCAAGCTCACAGGTAACAACTTACACCTCTACATCAACCCCGAGCGGGACAGCCATGAAGATGCGTTGCGGGTACACGGCATCACCACGGAGTTTTTGAAAGATAAGCCCAAGTTCGCCGAAATCGTGGATCAGTTCCTCGAGTACATCGAAGGCGCTGAAGTCATCATTCACAACGCGCCGTTTGACATTGGCTTCTTGAACAAAGAGCTGGAGTTGCAAGGTCGTAAGCCTTTGGCCAATTACATTGAAGGCGTCACCGACACCTTGGTGATGGCCAAAGAGATGTTCCCAGGCAAGCGTAACTCGCTTGACTCCTTGTGCGACCGTTTAGAGGTAGACAACTCGGGTCGCACGTTGCACGGCGCGTTGCTTGATGCTGAGTTGTTGGCTGATGTGTACATCAACATGACCCGCGGTCAAGACGCCTTGTTGATGGAAGTGGACAGCGGGGATGACCAAGTGCATCGCAGCGAGAGCGTTGACCTCAGCAGTTACCAGTTGCCAGTCATTGCCGCATCTGAACAAGAGTTGACCCAGCACGACGATCTGCTCGCGCAGCTAGATAAATCGAGCGGGGGTAAAACAGTTTGGCGAAATCTGCAAAATTCTGTGGCATAA
- a CDS encoding tetratricopeptide repeat protein: MLSRLLKSAVAAALALSVTLALALPTPKDIEAAVAAGQYAQAETMLREVLKDKPQSAKAHYELGQVLAHEQRYKEAQTQLQKAKDIDPSLKFASSPEKFNTVFAKVNDLAAAPSSSVVMSPSVPPSTQDAVQTLPHAAPSSGGMSLGYVWLGIGGLVVLGVWLRRSSAANASNGNFATPVAPIETAPVQRGFGAQFTPNAPQGYAPQGYAQPTSGGGSTITGAVVGGLAGVAAGYALSKALEGEHHEAATPSSAGASPVANNGGYVPFDTANHGDVGSFDAGSGSDWDNAEGGSDDSW, from the coding sequence ATGTTGTCTCGTTTGTTGAAATCAGCGGTGGCCGCTGCTTTGGCGCTGAGTGTCACGCTCGCTTTGGCGCTGCCTACACCCAAGGACATTGAAGCTGCGGTGGCTGCGGGCCAATACGCGCAGGCCGAAACCATGTTGCGTGAGGTCTTGAAGGACAAACCACAAAGTGCCAAAGCGCACTACGAGCTGGGCCAGGTGTTGGCCCATGAGCAACGTTACAAAGAGGCGCAAACACAGTTGCAAAAAGCCAAAGACATCGATCCGTCTTTGAAATTTGCCAGCAGCCCCGAAAAGTTCAACACCGTTTTTGCCAAAGTGAATGATTTGGCTGCTGCGCCTAGCTCATCGGTGGTGATGTCGCCCTCAGTGCCCCCCAGCACGCAGGACGCCGTGCAAACATTGCCTCATGCAGCGCCCAGCAGTGGTGGTATGTCGCTGGGCTATGTGTGGTTGGGCATCGGTGGCTTGGTTGTCTTAGGGGTGTGGCTCCGCCGCTCGTCCGCCGCCAACGCCTCAAACGGCAACTTTGCTACCCCTGTAGCCCCGATAGAAACTGCACCCGTTCAACGTGGATTTGGTGCTCAGTTCACACCCAACGCACCACAAGGTTACGCGCCACAGGGCTATGCGCAACCCACATCAGGCGGCGGATCAACCATCACAGGTGCTGTCGTGGGCGGTTTGGCAGGCGTGGCGGCGGGGTATGCGCTGTCTAAAGCCTTGGAGGGAGAGCACCATGAAGCCGCGACGCCTTCGTCTGCTGGTGCAAGTCCAGTGGCTAACAACGGTGGTTATGTGCCTTTTGATACGGCTAACCATGGAGATGTCGGCTCGTTCGATGCGGGCTCGGGCAGCGATTGGGACAATGCCGAGGGGGGCAGTGATGACAGCTGGTAA
- the hscA gene encoding Fe-S protein assembly chaperone HscA has translation MALLQISEPGQAPDPHQRRIAVGIDLGTTHSLVAAMRNGVAECLPDAEGHVILPSAVRYLENDGRQIGRAALVSQAEDPENTLVSVKRFMGRGVADIANREQLPYVFVDKPGMLALQTRVGEKSPVEVSAEILATLRFRAEDTFNDDLYGAVITVPAYFDDAQRQATKDAAQLAGINVLRLINEPTAAAIAYGLDQASEGVYAVYDLGGGTFDISILRLTRGVFEVLSTGGDSALGGDDYDRALVAWVQSQTGCAIETPADKASVLMAARVCKEALSAADSATFEVALSSGTLRHTVTRAEFDAATAALTQRTLSAVRKALRDAKLSKDDIQGVVMVGGSTRMPQVQQAVADLLGCAPLNNLNPDEVVALGAAIQANQLAGNNPDGELLLLDVIPLSLGIETMGGLVERIVPRNQTIPTAMAQDFTTYQDGQTALALHVVQGERDMVADCRSLARFELRGIPPMAAGAARIRVTFTVDADGMVSVSAVEQMSGVTANITVKPSYGLSDDQIAAMLQDSFKTAEQDIKARALVEARVDADRMWLATQSALQADGDLLSVEDRARIDELMAATLEAKKLEDAAAIEAITEALAKGTEAFAAQRMNRGIQHALAGQNIESI, from the coding sequence ATGGCGTTATTACAAATTTCCGAACCCGGCCAAGCGCCAGACCCACACCAACGACGCATCGCGGTGGGGATTGATTTAGGCACCACGCACTCCTTGGTGGCTGCCATGCGCAACGGCGTGGCCGAGTGTTTGCCTGATGCCGAGGGGCATGTCATCTTGCCGTCGGCAGTGCGTTACCTTGAAAACGACGGGCGTCAGATTGGCCGTGCTGCTTTGGTGTCTCAGGCAGAAGATCCAGAAAACACTTTAGTGTCCGTCAAGCGTTTCATGGGGCGCGGCGTAGCCGACATTGCCAACCGCGAGCAGCTGCCGTATGTGTTTGTAGACAAGCCTGGCATGTTGGCCCTTCAAACCCGCGTGGGAGAAAAGTCGCCCGTTGAGGTGAGCGCTGAGATTTTGGCCACCCTGCGCTTTCGTGCTGAAGATACGTTCAATGATGACTTGTACGGTGCGGTCATCACCGTGCCCGCGTACTTTGATGATGCCCAACGCCAAGCCACCAAAGATGCCGCGCAGCTCGCTGGCATCAACGTGTTGCGCCTGATCAACGAACCCACGGCTGCTGCCATTGCCTACGGCTTGGACCAAGCCAGCGAGGGGGTGTACGCCGTCTACGACTTGGGCGGGGGTACGTTTGACATTTCCATTTTGCGTTTGACCCGTGGCGTGTTTGAGGTGCTGTCCACCGGTGGCGATTCGGCTTTAGGAGGTGATGATTACGACCGCGCTCTGGTGGCGTGGGTGCAAAGCCAAACCGGCTGCGCCATTGAAACGCCTGCCGACAAGGCCAGTGTGTTGATGGCAGCTCGCGTTTGCAAAGAAGCTTTGTCTGCGGCAGATAGCGCCACGTTTGAAGTGGCCTTGTCGAGTGGCACATTGCGACACACCGTCACACGCGCCGAGTTTGATGCCGCTACCGCTGCGTTAACCCAACGCACCTTGTCTGCTGTGCGCAAAGCCTTACGGGATGCCAAGCTCAGCAAAGACGATATTCAGGGCGTGGTCATGGTCGGCGGTTCTACCCGTATGCCACAGGTACAGCAAGCCGTCGCCGATTTGCTGGGTTGTGCACCCTTGAACAACCTCAACCCAGACGAAGTGGTGGCCCTCGGCGCTGCCATTCAAGCCAATCAGCTCGCGGGCAACAACCCTGATGGCGAGTTGCTCTTGCTCGATGTGATTCCGTTGTCGCTAGGCATTGAAACCATGGGCGGCTTGGTCGAACGCATCGTGCCGCGTAACCAAACGATTCCTACGGCGATGGCGCAAGACTTCACCACCTACCAGGATGGCCAAACTGCCTTGGCCTTGCATGTGGTGCAAGGTGAGCGTGACATGGTGGCCGACTGTCGCAGTTTGGCGCGCTTTGAATTGCGCGGCATTCCGCCCATGGCTGCGGGTGCAGCACGTATTCGTGTGACCTTCACGGTCGATGCCGACGGCATGGTGAGTGTGAGTGCGGTGGAGCAGATGAGTGGCGTCACAGCCAACATCACCGTCAAGCCGTCCTACGGTTTGTCAGACGATCAAATCGCCGCCATGCTGCAAGACAGTTTCAAGACCGCTGAGCAAGACATCAAGGCTCGCGCTTTGGTCGAGGCGCGTGTCGATGCCGACCGCATGTGGCTGGCCACGCAAAGCGCCTTGCAAGCTGATGGTGATTTGCTGTCCGTCGAAGACCGCGCACGCATCGACGAGCTAATGGCTGCCACGCTTGAAGCCAAAAAACTCGAAGATGCAGCCGCCATTGAAGCCATCACCGAAGCGTTGGCCAAGGGGACCGAGGCCTTCGCCGCACAACGCATGAACCGAGGCATTCAACACGCCTTGGCTGGTCAAAACATTGAGAGTATTTAA
- the hscB gene encoding Fe-S protein assembly co-chaperone HscB, whose protein sequence is MSESAQPLSAQLAVNDFELFDLPVQFAQDRAQLDARWKDLQREAHPDKFASQGAAAQRVAMQWSVRINEAYQRLKDPMRRAAYLCELGGAPIQAENNTAMPAAFLMQQMEWREAMDDATNVAALEALFDDVQQAHKAAMQQCAQLIDTAHDLPAAAQQVRGLMFIEKFLRDVEARMDHLDAH, encoded by the coding sequence GTGAGCGAATCGGCCCAGCCGTTGTCGGCGCAACTTGCGGTCAACGATTTTGAGTTGTTCGATTTGCCGGTGCAGTTTGCGCAAGACCGCGCCCAACTTGATGCACGTTGGAAAGACTTGCAACGCGAAGCTCACCCCGATAAATTCGCCTCACAAGGCGCCGCCGCGCAACGTGTGGCCATGCAATGGTCGGTGCGAATCAACGAGGCCTACCAACGCCTCAAAGACCCGATGCGTCGTGCCGCCTACTTGTGCGAGCTAGGTGGTGCACCCATTCAAGCAGAGAACAACACCGCCATGCCCGCCGCATTTTTGATGCAGCAAATGGAATGGCGCGAAGCGATGGATGACGCCACCAATGTGGCCGCGCTAGAAGCGTTGTTTGATGACGTGCAACAAGCCCATAAAGCTGCCATGCAGCAATGTGCGCAGCTCATCGACACCGCACACGACTTGCCCGCTGCTGCGCAGCAGGTGAGGGGGCTGATGTTCATCGAGAAATTTTTGCGCGATGTCGAAGCTCGAATGGATCATTTAGACGCCCACTGA
- the fdx gene encoding ISC system 2Fe-2S type ferredoxin — MPVIKILPHAELCPQGAEVNAAAGSTICEVLLENHIHIEHACDMSCACTTCHVIVREGFNSLNEADENEDDLLDRAWGLEPNSRLSCQAIVAQQNLVVEIPKYTINHAKENH; from the coding sequence ATGCCTGTCATCAAAATCTTGCCCCATGCCGAGCTGTGCCCACAAGGCGCAGAAGTGAATGCTGCAGCTGGCAGCACCATTTGCGAAGTGCTGTTGGAAAACCACATCCATATTGAACACGCCTGCGACATGAGCTGTGCGTGTACTACTTGCCACGTCATCGTGCGCGAGGGGTTTAATTCACTCAATGAAGCAGACGAAAACGAAGATGATTTGCTGGATCGTGCGTGGGGGTTGGAGCCCAATTCACGCCTGAGCTGCCAAGCTATCGTGGCCCAGCAAAACTTGGTGGTGGAGATTCCGAAATACACCATCAACCACGCCAAAGAAAACCACTGA
- the iscR gene encoding Fe-S cluster assembly transcriptional regulator IscR yields MRLTTKGRFAVTAMIDLALRQNSGPVTLAAISQRQQISLSYLEQLFGKLRRHDLVESTRGPGGGYSLGRKAADITVADIILSVDEPIDATHCGGKENCLGETGRCMTHELWASLNQRMVEFLDSVTLQKLVDEQVAKGVEIENKPTLKRAISPMPVVKPIRVNAPNSVFALGNAFAKN; encoded by the coding sequence ATGCGTCTCACCACTAAAGGCCGTTTTGCGGTCACCGCCATGATTGATTTGGCGCTGCGTCAAAACAGCGGGCCTGTCACCTTGGCTGCCATTAGCCAGCGTCAACAAATCTCGTTGTCTTACCTCGAGCAGCTGTTCGGTAAGCTGCGCCGCCACGATTTGGTGGAGTCCACCCGTGGCCCAGGCGGTGGTTATTCGCTGGGCCGCAAAGCTGCTGACATCACCGTGGCCGACATCATTTTGTCGGTGGATGAACCGATTGATGCCACCCACTGCGGCGGCAAAGAAAACTGCTTGGGTGAAACCGGTCGTTGCATGACGCACGAGCTGTGGGCTTCGCTCAACCAGCGCATGGTGGAGTTCTTAGACTCGGTCACCCTCCAAAAGTTGGTGGATGAACAAGTTGCTAAAGGTGTGGAGATTGAAAACAAGCCCACCTTGAAACGCGCCATTTCACCCATGCCTGTGGTCAAACCCATTCGTGTGAATGCCCCCAATTCTGTGTTTGCGCTGGGCAATGCCTTTGCAAAAAACTAA
- the iscU gene encoding Fe-S cluster assembly scaffold IscU, with amino-acid sequence MAYSEKVIDHYENPRNVGSFDKGDDSVGTGMVGAPACGDVMKLQIKVNPTTGVIEDARFKTYGCGSAIASSSLVTEWVKGKTLDEAAALKNSEIAEELALPPVKIHCSILAEDAIKAAVDDYKKKHTAA; translated from the coding sequence ATGGCTTATTCAGAAAAAGTAATTGACCACTACGAAAACCCCCGCAACGTCGGTTCGTTTGACAAAGGCGACGACTCGGTCGGTACCGGCATGGTGGGTGCGCCCGCTTGCGGTGACGTGATGAAGTTGCAAATCAAAGTCAACCCCACGACAGGGGTGATTGAAGATGCGCGTTTCAAAACCTACGGCTGCGGCTCGGCCATTGCCTCGTCCTCCCTCGTCACCGAATGGGTCAAAGGTAAAACCTTGGACGAAGCGGCTGCCTTGAAAAACAGCGAAATCGCTGAAGAGTTGGCATTGCCACCCGTGAAGATTCACTGCTCGATCTTGGCCGAAGACGCCATCAAAGCAGCGGTGGACGATTACAAAAAGAAACACACGGCTGCTTAA
- the iscA gene encoding iron-sulfur cluster assembly protein IscA, translating to MAVTLTEAAARHVTRYLAKRGKGVGVRLGVKTTGCSGLAYKLEYVDEQEPEDVVFEDHGVKVLVDPKSLAYIDGTQLDFVREGLNEGFKFHNPNERDRCGCGESFRI from the coding sequence ATGGCTGTCACACTGACTGAAGCTGCGGCACGGCACGTGACCCGCTACCTTGCCAAACGCGGCAAGGGCGTGGGCGTGCGTTTGGGCGTTAAAACCACGGGCTGTTCGGGCTTGGCTTATAAGCTCGAATACGTGGACGAACAAGAACCGGAAGACGTGGTGTTTGAAGACCATGGCGTGAAAGTGTTGGTCGACCCCAAGAGCTTGGCCTACATCGATGGCACGCAACTTGACTTCGTGCGCGAGGGCTTGAATGAAGGCTTCAAGTTCCACAACCCGAACGAACGCGACCGCTGTGGTTGCGGCGAATCGTTCCGTATCTAA